A single window of Paenibacillus sp. SYP-B4298 DNA harbors:
- a CDS encoding AraC family transcriptional regulator — MQLPLIHIEDIDIKLAIGQCMLNVLFVRSGYFKGPVPRHSHSLGSYEIHYIPCGQGTLITSDRQYQVQPGTLYVTGPDVAHEQIPHPLDPMAEYCIFFELLPREASTTANQAVARQDALLSELLLSTPFWIGQDTEQLMGLFALLAEEVAAARLGYHTNVTRLLEIIITRVLRQYPSSQPPLPPAPLKTLDDKRLLTIERCFLHQYATITLKLLAEQLGLSIRQTERAVYKQYGLTFTDKKLQARMGAAARLLASTDLSVTQVAAQVGFATLAQFSRAFKTFYGLSATQYRAGQQIRADHSD, encoded by the coding sequence ATGCAGCTTCCGCTCATTCACATTGAAGATATAGACATCAAGCTAGCCATCGGACAGTGCATGCTTAATGTGCTGTTTGTCCGATCAGGCTACTTCAAAGGCCCAGTCCCCAGGCATAGCCACAGTCTGGGCAGCTACGAGATTCATTATATTCCCTGCGGACAAGGCACGCTCATTACATCAGACAGGCAATATCAGGTGCAGCCTGGCACGCTGTATGTCACTGGCCCTGATGTCGCTCATGAGCAAATCCCTCATCCCCTGGACCCTATGGCGGAATATTGCATCTTCTTCGAGCTGCTTCCGCGCGAAGCTTCGACAACAGCTAACCAGGCCGTCGCCCGCCAAGATGCGCTGCTGTCGGAGCTGCTGCTGAGCACGCCGTTCTGGATCGGACAGGATACGGAGCAACTGATGGGGCTCTTCGCTCTGCTTGCAGAGGAGGTGGCTGCCGCCAGGCTCGGCTATCACACCAATGTTACACGGCTGCTGGAGATTATCATTACCCGCGTCCTTCGCCAGTACCCGTCCAGCCAGCCGCCACTGCCGCCAGCTCCGCTCAAGACACTCGATGACAAGCGTCTGCTAACGATTGAGCGCTGCTTCCTCCACCAGTACGCGACAATTACGCTGAAGCTGCTGGCCGAACAGCTCGGATTAAGCATTCGGCAGACAGAGCGAGCCGTCTACAAGCAATATGGCCTTACCTTCACCGACAAAAAGCTACAGGCGCGCATGGGGGCTGCCGCTCGCTTGCTGGCCTCCACCGACCTATCCGTTACCCAGGTTGCCGCCCAGGTGGGGTTTGCAACATTAGCGCAGTTCAGCCGCGCCTTCAAAACGTTCTACGGCTTATCTGCGACACAGTACCGGGCAGGCCAGCAGATACGCGCCGATCATTCCGATTGA